Proteins encoded within one genomic window of Bacillaceae bacterium S4-13-56:
- a CDS encoding EAL domain-containing protein: protein MNKRFLLLGIGLFVSLFYLLIWIFWDNYQVRATGTSLFYTLGGLASLLLLWNGYRKHKNKIWIFLGFGISLFIIGSVIWFISITKQGNASFPDLSNLLWTIGYVFFALGLIQEMRKMGHRQFTNDLLYNIGIFIIVSASTSYYFLIKPILELLDNNWTAAYLSLVYSMLSLSIFLLIITNFYLIQNKKGAQVYYWLNTAFFIQVSADSIFIFQSLLETYELAGFLDPLWILSILLIGFSSQFSEKDSIKSHLHFGEALKNRRNLFPYIAVFILLLLAMQVYELDFNSLSIGLVTVFLLLISRQVFILRKNEKIMDEYIYLAFHDPLTGLKNRSSFTQDLANITRSANQKSETFGLLLIDLDRFKNVNDNLGHHSGDILLKEATSRLCAIIEKDRIYRLGGDEFVILLPNADQQKCIECAQLILNRFNQSFFISNHEILITASIGVSFFPLDGENGDALLKNADAAMYLAKEKGKNAFQLFSLELNEKQTRKMNIEIELGKALSNHQLRIHYQPQYNLQDGSIVGMEALLRWEHPVLGSISPAEFIPIAEETGQIVSIGEWVLREACSQLMKWNGTFSISVNVSARQLHNNRFVHVVKRVLEDTGLNPKLLDLEITESILQNKEESAKVLRELREFGVSTSLDDFGTGYSSLSILKDLPINTIKMDKSFITDLSNQTNLSMLKTIIAIGTNLNLRVIAEGIENEDQIHILTQNQCQIGQGFLLARPAPPDEIDVLMGTVLVSTSNTDKR from the coding sequence ATGAATAAACGATTCTTGTTACTGGGAATTGGGCTTTTTGTTAGCTTGTTTTATTTATTGATATGGATTTTCTGGGATAATTATCAAGTGAGGGCAACCGGAACTTCTTTATTTTATACTTTAGGGGGACTAGCCAGCCTTTTATTGTTATGGAACGGGTATCGAAAACATAAAAATAAAATTTGGATCTTTTTAGGATTTGGCATTAGTTTATTTATCATTGGTAGTGTAATTTGGTTTATATCAATAACTAAACAGGGTAATGCATCTTTCCCTGACCTATCCAATCTTCTTTGGACCATAGGGTATGTTTTTTTTGCTTTGGGACTTATCCAAGAAATGAGAAAGATGGGTCACCGTCAGTTTACTAATGATCTTCTATATAATATTGGAATTTTTATTATAGTTAGTGCAAGTACTAGTTATTACTTTTTAATCAAACCTATTCTAGAACTATTAGACAATAACTGGACTGCAGCTTACTTATCATTGGTGTATTCTATGCTGAGCTTAAGTATATTCCTGCTGATTATCACTAATTTTTACTTGATACAGAATAAAAAGGGCGCACAAGTCTACTATTGGTTGAACACAGCTTTTTTCATTCAGGTTTCAGCAGATTCTATATTTATTTTTCAGTCCTTACTAGAAACGTATGAATTAGCAGGCTTTCTTGATCCATTATGGATTTTATCCATTCTATTGATTGGTTTCTCCAGTCAGTTCTCTGAAAAGGATTCAATTAAAAGTCACCTCCATTTTGGAGAAGCGCTAAAAAATCGGAGGAATTTGTTTCCATATATAGCCGTTTTTATTCTTCTTCTCTTAGCTATGCAAGTTTATGAATTGGACTTTAATTCTCTAAGTATAGGACTGGTTACTGTTTTTCTTCTGCTTATAAGTAGGCAGGTTTTCATTTTGCGAAAAAATGAAAAAATAATGGATGAATATATCTATTTAGCCTTTCATGATCCGTTAACAGGACTGAAAAATAGAAGCAGTTTTACGCAAGATTTAGCAAATATCACGCGTTCTGCTAATCAGAAAAGTGAAACGTTTGGTCTTCTCTTAATTGATTTAGATCGATTTAAAAATGTTAATGATAATTTAGGGCATCATTCAGGAGACATTTTACTCAAGGAAGCGACTTCTCGATTGTGTGCAATTATTGAAAAAGATAGGATTTATCGATTAGGTGGAGATGAATTCGTCATTTTACTGCCTAATGCCGACCAACAGAAATGTATTGAATGTGCCCAATTGATCCTTAATAGATTTAATCAATCCTTCTTTATTTCAAATCATGAAATTTTAATAACTGCAAGTATTGGAGTTAGCTTTTTTCCTCTAGATGGTGAAAATGGGGATGCTTTATTAAAAAATGCTGATGCTGCGATGTATTTAGCTAAAGAGAAAGGAAAAAATGCCTTCCAACTTTTTTCTTTAGAGTTAAATGAAAAGCAAACGAGAAAAATGAATATAGAAATTGAGTTAGGTAAGGCTTTATCAAATCACCAACTAAGGATTCACTATCAGCCCCAGTATAATCTTCAGGATGGCAGTATTGTAGGGATGGAGGCTTTATTGAGATGGGAACATCCGGTTTTAGGGTCGATTTCACCAGCTGAATTTATTCCGATTGCTGAGGAAACTGGACAAATTGTTTCCATTGGAGAATGGGTTTTGAGGGAAGCCTGTTCGCAATTGATGAAATGGAACGGAACTTTTTCAATTTCAGTCAATGTCTCTGCTCGTCAGCTTCATAATAATAGATTTGTCCACGTTGTAAAAAGAGTTTTGGAAGATACGGGTTTAAACCCTAAATTGCTTGATTTAGAAATTACAGAATCGATTCTTCAAAATAAAGAGGAATCAGCAAAAGTATTAAGAGAATTGCGGGAATTTGGGGTAAGCACTTCATTAGATGATTTTGGCACGGGATACTCCTCTTTATCTATTTTAAAAGATCTCCCCATAAATACTATTAAGATGGATAAAAGTTTTATTACTGATCTGTCTAATCAAACGAATCTATCCATGCTCAAAACGATCATAGCTATTGGGACCAACTTGAATCTCAGGGTCATTGCCGAAGGGATAGAGAACGAAGATCAAATACACATTCTAACCCAAAATCAATGTCAAATTGGTCAAGGCTTTCTGTTAGCTAGACCAGCCCCGCCTGATGAAATAGACGTGTTGATGGGGACGGTTCTTGTCAGCACTAGCAACACTGATAAAAGATAA
- a CDS encoding 2-oxoacid:acceptor oxidoreductase subunit alpha has protein sequence MRKSLEWMVGGQQGEGVDSTGELFAKTLVRHGYSVSTYKQFMSRIKGGNTNYKIKATAERNYYSGDGIDILLCLDKETLPRNESTLNKGAIVIQEGKEIAVEQAQNQEGIPYTIFTVPLKKIATDLGNPLAKNMIALGISAALVDLPQQSFNSLIEDIFGKKGAEVINSNQKAVGKGFEITNENVADKVEGVVPPVLEKQLFMSGNEATGFGSLMAGCRFLSAYPITPASEIMEWLSAELPKVGGTVMQVEDEIAGICFAIGASYSGTRAMTSTSGPGLSLKTEAMGLAGMSEVPIVIVNSQRGGPSTGLPTKHEQSDIFHMIFGSHGEIPRIVLSPATIEDAFYAAAEAFNLAEIYQCPVLIALDLGLSMNKMTIPSFDGTRVAIDRGKLLTDEEAKNYNETHFKRYRLTEDGISPRPLPGMPHAIHTTSSNEHDESGYISEDPKNRVQMMRKRLEKIRHAMLETPFKYRPGQGDGSADEFVLIGMGSTYGALEEAVAQLNEEGVLSASHLHIQQLYPLPLDQLEPLLAGKTVITVENNYNGQLLQLLKQYIPIHNQAKAITQYDGNPFTVRSIVQQVKEMVAWQH, from the coding sequence ATGAGAAAATCACTCGAATGGATGGTTGGTGGACAACAAGGGGAAGGGGTCGATTCTACAGGAGAATTATTTGCAAAAACTCTAGTGAGACATGGATACTCGGTATCAACTTATAAACAGTTCATGTCCCGAATAAAGGGTGGGAATACGAACTATAAAATCAAAGCGACTGCAGAACGAAATTATTATTCCGGTGACGGTATCGATATTTTGTTATGTCTAGATAAGGAAACTCTTCCGCGCAACGAGTCAACTCTTAACAAAGGAGCCATCGTGATCCAAGAAGGAAAAGAAATCGCAGTTGAGCAAGCCCAAAATCAAGAAGGGATACCTTATACCATTTTTACCGTACCTTTGAAAAAAATAGCAACCGACCTTGGAAATCCTTTAGCGAAAAACATGATCGCGCTCGGAATTAGCGCAGCTTTAGTCGATCTCCCACAACAATCCTTTAATAGTTTAATTGAAGACATTTTCGGTAAAAAGGGAGCCGAAGTCATTAACTCCAACCAGAAAGCCGTAGGGAAAGGTTTTGAGATTACTAACGAAAATGTAGCCGATAAGGTGGAAGGAGTTGTTCCTCCAGTCTTAGAAAAACAGCTCTTCATGTCTGGTAACGAAGCAACAGGATTTGGGAGTTTAATGGCCGGATGTCGATTCCTTAGTGCTTATCCGATTACACCAGCTAGTGAAATCATGGAATGGCTGTCCGCAGAACTCCCAAAGGTAGGCGGAACCGTCATGCAAGTCGAAGATGAAATCGCAGGAATTTGTTTTGCAATTGGAGCAAGCTACTCAGGAACAAGAGCCATGACCTCTACTTCAGGACCCGGACTAAGCCTAAAAACTGAGGCTATGGGCCTGGCAGGTATGAGTGAAGTGCCGATCGTTATCGTCAACTCCCAACGTGGAGGGCCATCCACTGGGTTGCCAACAAAACACGAACAAAGCGACATATTCCATATGATTTTTGGAAGTCACGGCGAAATCCCAAGAATCGTACTGTCACCTGCGACTATTGAAGATGCCTTTTATGCCGCCGCAGAAGCCTTCAACCTAGCTGAAATCTATCAATGTCCAGTTCTGATCGCACTAGATCTCGGCTTATCTATGAACAAAATGACCATTCCATCCTTTGATGGAACTCGAGTTGCAATCGATCGTGGAAAACTTTTAACCGACGAAGAAGCCAAGAACTACAACGAAACACACTTCAAACGCTATCGTCTAACAGAAGACGGCATCTCACCAAGACCACTTCCAGGAATGCCACATGCCATACACACCACAAGCTCCAACGAACACGATGAAAGCGGCTATATATCCGAAGACCCAAAAAACCGTGTCCAAATGATGCGCAAACGTTTAGAAAAAATTAGACACGCAATGCTAGAAACTCCGTTTAAGTACCGTCCTGGCCAAGGGGATGGCAGTGCCGACGAGTTCGTGCTCATTGGTATGGGGTCAACCTATGGCGCGTTAGAGGAGGCTGTAGCGCAACTGAATGAAGAAGGCGTATTGAGTGCCTCCCATTTGCACATTCAGCAACTTTATCCATTGCCACTTGATCAATTGGAGCCACTTTTGGCAGGGAAAACAGTCATTACGGTAGAGAACAATTATAACGGACAATTGTTGCAGTTGTTGAAGCAGTATATACCTATTCATAATCAGGCCAAAGCAATTACACAGTATGACGGAAATCCGTTTACAGTTCGTTCCATAGTTCAGCAAGTGAAGGAGATGGTAGCATGGCAACATTAA
- a CDS encoding collagen-like protein codes for MPGNQGGFPEFPEFPEFPGGGFLGNPPFNPPGLPPSGPSPGGQGQGQPPTTPPPSFVPQSQPQGQVQLYAVDPGAIRRCLFKFTYVWLERGRRAFWFYPTYVGRRSIAGYRWTGFMWVYYGIDLDRIESFQCY; via the coding sequence TTGCCTGGCAATCAAGGAGGGTTCCCTGAATTTCCAGAGTTCCCTGAATTTCCAGGAGGAGGATTCCTAGGAAACCCACCATTTAATCCACCTGGATTGCCACCAAGCGGACCCTCACCTGGTGGGCAAGGTCAAGGACAACCTCCAACGACTCCACCACCTTCATTTGTGCCTCAAAGCCAGCCACAAGGTCAAGTGCAACTTTATGCAGTAGATCCTGGTGCCATACGGAGATGCTTGTTTAAATTTACCTATGTGTGGTTAGAGAGAGGCAGACGAGCATTCTGGTTTTACCCGACATATGTAGGCCGTCGATCTATAGCAGGTTATCGTTGGACTGGATTCATGTGGGTATATTACGGCATTGACTTAGACCGGATTGAGTCTTTTCAGTGCTACTAG
- a CDS encoding transposase, translating into MTRSARIKSKSGIYHVILRGANRQEIFHDDEDRMKFLRIMGRYKKEFELHFYAWCLMNNHIHLLMKEGNESISDTMKRIGVCYVSHYNWKYKTSGHLFQDRFRSEAVESERYLLEVIRYIHQNPVKAEMVEFPDDWRWSSCQGYYGKAEAIRGILDGEWILSMFSDRKPIARKRFMEFNSQRTAEQCLEDEAPRKRRTDDEARETIVRLISPTKIPHVKVLSKEERDNLLFKITTHSGLPLVQIGRILGISPSLVSKIKKNKMI; encoded by the coding sequence ATGACTCGATCTGCAAGAATTAAAAGTAAATCCGGCATTTATCATGTAATTCTTAGAGGTGCCAACAGGCAAGAAATTTTTCATGATGATGAGGACCGCATGAAATTCCTTCGAATTATGGGGAGATATAAGAAGGAATTTGAGTTACATTTTTATGCTTGGTGCCTAATGAACAACCATATTCACCTCTTGATGAAGGAGGGGAATGAGTCGATTTCTGACACTATGAAGAGGATTGGTGTTTGCTACGTTTCCCACTATAATTGGAAATACAAAACGTCCGGCCATCTCTTTCAAGATCGATTTAGGAGTGAAGCTGTTGAAAGTGAGCGCTATTTACTGGAGGTTATTCGGTATATCCATCAAAATCCGGTGAAGGCGGAGATGGTTGAATTTCCTGATGATTGGCGGTGGAGCAGTTGCCAGGGCTATTATGGGAAAGCTGAAGCGATAAGGGGGATTTTGGATGGAGAGTGGATCCTCTCCATGTTTTCGGATAGAAAACCTATTGCGAGAAAAAGATTTATGGAATTCAACAGTCAGAGAACGGCAGAGCAGTGCTTGGAAGATGAAGCTCCACGAAAAAGAAGAACCGATGATGAGGCTCGTGAGACAATAGTTCGGCTCATATCCCCTACCAAAATTCCTCATGTAAAAGTTCTATCAAAAGAGGAAAGAGATAACTTGTTATTCAAAATCACAACACATTCTGGACTTCCTCTAGTTCAAATTGGTAGAATCCTTGGAATATCTCCCAGTCTAGTTTCAAAAATCAAAAAAAATAAAATGATTTAG
- a CDS encoding nitronate monooxygenase has product MKPKYPIVQGGMGVGISLSKLAAAVANAGGIGTISGTGISVEELRFHIRKARELTNNKGYIGVNVLFAMNDFAEKMKVAMEEKVDFIVSGAGISRDMYAWGREYDVPVISIVSSAKLARLSERLGAAAVVVEGHEAGGHLGTDRPLFDILPEVTKVVNIPVIAAGGILTGEDVAKAFRLGASGVQMGTRFVASEECDAPNSFKQKYVDAKKEDTVLVKTTVGLQGRAIKNKFIEKISDGSKLKITKCYDCLKNCSYQFCTLDSLFKSMEGDVEDGLVFSGARVHEIKQIIPVKQIIEGIISEWQSVSGDGSQIKKAVVS; this is encoded by the coding sequence ATGAAACCGAAGTATCCAATTGTCCAAGGAGGCATGGGAGTTGGGATATCGCTTAGTAAACTAGCTGCGGCGGTAGCAAATGCTGGTGGAATTGGAACCATATCAGGAACGGGGATTTCCGTAGAAGAATTAAGGTTTCATATAAGAAAAGCAAGAGAACTTACAAATAATAAAGGATACATTGGAGTAAATGTACTTTTTGCCATGAATGATTTTGCTGAGAAAATGAAGGTAGCTATGGAAGAAAAGGTAGATTTCATTGTTTCAGGTGCTGGAATTTCTAGAGATATGTATGCGTGGGGTCGTGAATATGATGTGCCTGTCATTTCTATTGTTTCCTCTGCGAAACTTGCGCGACTATCTGAAAGGTTGGGAGCGGCTGCTGTCGTTGTAGAAGGACATGAAGCAGGAGGGCATCTAGGGACAGATCGCCCACTTTTTGATATTTTACCTGAGGTGACAAAAGTGGTAAACATCCCTGTCATAGCAGCTGGAGGAATTTTAACTGGGGAAGATGTTGCGAAAGCTTTCCGTTTGGGAGCATCTGGTGTGCAAATGGGTACACGATTTGTTGCAAGTGAAGAATGTGATGCACCAAATTCATTCAAACAAAAATATGTGGATGCGAAGAAAGAAGATACGGTTCTGGTTAAAACTACCGTGGGTCTTCAAGGGAGAGCGATCAAAAACAAATTCATAGAAAAAATCAGTGATGGAAGCAAGCTAAAAATCACAAAGTGTTATGACTGTTTGAAAAACTGCTCCTACCAATTCTGCACCTTAGACTCTCTATTTAAATCAATGGAAGGAGACGTTGAGGACGGACTCGTGTTTTCCGGAGCGCGTGTGCACGAAATTAAACAAATCATACCTGTAAAGCAAATTATAGAGGGAATAATCTCAGAATGGCAAAGTGTTAGTGGGGACGGTTCGCAAATAAAAAAAGCTGTCGTATCATAA
- the fabG gene encoding 3-oxoacyl-[acyl-carrier-protein] reductase, with protein sequence MRLENKVSIITGGGRGIGAATAEKFASEGAIVVVTDVNESDINKTVDEITTAGGKAIGIVSNVADREQVSELIQKVVDQYGRIDVVVNNAGITADSTLVKMTEEQWDRVIDVNLKGVFNVGQAAAKVMKEQNGGVILNASSVVGLYGNFGQTNYAATKWGVIGMTKSWAKELGKNKIRVNAVAPGFIMTPMTEKMPDKVLDMMKGKSVLGDLGLPEDIANAYAFLASDEARFITGTVLSVDGGVVI encoded by the coding sequence ATGAGATTGGAAAATAAAGTATCCATTATCACTGGTGGAGGTCGTGGTATCGGCGCAGCAACAGCGGAAAAATTTGCTTCTGAGGGGGCAATTGTAGTTGTTACTGATGTAAATGAAAGCGATATCAATAAGACTGTAGATGAAATTACAACAGCAGGCGGGAAAGCAATCGGAATTGTTTCAAATGTAGCAGACCGCGAACAAGTAAGTGAATTAATTCAAAAAGTAGTTGATCAATATGGTCGTATCGATGTAGTAGTAAACAATGCAGGAATTACTGCTGATTCAACTTTAGTAAAGATGACAGAGGAACAATGGGATCGTGTCATTGATGTTAACTTGAAAGGTGTATTCAATGTGGGTCAAGCTGCAGCTAAGGTAATGAAGGAGCAAAACGGCGGAGTCATTTTGAATGCATCTTCTGTTGTTGGATTATACGGCAACTTTGGCCAGACAAACTACGCTGCAACTAAATGGGGCGTAATAGGTATGACGAAGAGCTGGGCAAAAGAGCTTGGTAAAAATAAAATTCGCGTGAATGCAGTAGCACCAGGATTTATAATGACCCCAATGACAGAAAAAATGCCAGACAAAGTACTTGATATGATGAAAGGAAAATCCGTCCTTGGTGACCTAGGACTTCCAGAAGACATCGCAAACGCCTACGCTTTTCTAGCCTCCGATGAAGCCCGTTTCATTACAGGCACAGTCCTTAGCGTAGACGGAGGAGTAGTCATTTAG
- a CDS encoding 2-oxoacid:ferredoxin oxidoreductase subunit beta, which translates to MATLKDLRGDQPTWCPGCGHFSIMTGIQKAIIQLGYEPHEFALVSGIGCSGKVSEYVRTNGYHTIHGRSIPVAQGVKMGNPDLKVIASGGDGDGYGIGLGHFIHASRRNLDITYIVMDNNIYGLTKGQTSPRSEHGFVTKTTADGNKEYPVDPITTSIANGATFVGQAFSGNIKQMVSIIERAIEHKGFSHVNVYSPCVTFNKINTYEFYKENLVEIDEPFVDRSAAIAKIREERGLVTGVLYEEERADYQEQLGIDFDMQSTQNGSMNQELLQTIQAKFQ; encoded by the coding sequence ATGGCAACATTAAAAGATTTACGAGGGGATCAGCCTACATGGTGTCCAGGTTGTGGTCATTTCAGTATTATGACGGGGATTCAAAAGGCGATTATTCAGCTGGGATATGAGCCCCATGAATTTGCGTTAGTCTCCGGAATAGGTTGTTCAGGAAAAGTGTCTGAGTATGTGAGGACGAACGGATATCATACCATACACGGTCGTTCCATCCCTGTGGCACAAGGTGTCAAGATGGGGAATCCCGATTTAAAGGTTATCGCATCTGGTGGTGATGGGGATGGTTATGGAATTGGTCTTGGGCATTTCATTCATGCCTCCCGTCGTAATTTGGATATCACTTATATTGTTATGGACAACAATATTTATGGATTAACGAAAGGGCAAACCTCTCCTCGAAGTGAGCATGGATTTGTTACAAAAACAACAGCGGACGGTAATAAGGAGTATCCTGTAGATCCAATTACAACATCCATTGCCAATGGGGCAACTTTTGTCGGCCAGGCGTTTTCGGGTAATATTAAACAAATGGTTTCTATTATTGAACGTGCCATTGAACATAAGGGCTTTAGTCATGTGAATGTTTACAGCCCATGTGTCACTTTCAATAAAATTAACACCTACGAATTTTATAAAGAGAATCTAGTGGAAATTGATGAGCCATTTGTAGACCGTTCAGCAGCAATCGCTAAAATTCGAGAAGAACGCGGCCTAGTCACTGGAGTCCTTTACGAAGAAGAACGAGCCGACTACCAAGAACAACTCGGAATCGACTTCGACATGCAATCCACCCAAAACGGAAGCATGAACCAAGAACTCCTCCAAACCATCCAAGCAAAATTTCAATAG